Genomic window (Granulicella arctica):
CGCATCGCTTGTGCTTTCGCGAAAGCGCGCCAGCGAAGGACTTTATCCTGCAATCGACCTGCTGCAATCAAACTCTGCCATGGCGACCGCCGGCATTGTGGGCAAACGTCACTACGGGATCGCGCAGCAGATTCGCAAGACCCTCGCCGAATATGAAGCACTGAAGGATATCGTCGCCATGTTGGGGTTGGATCAACTCTCCCCGGCCGACCGCCTTACGGTCGGCAGAGCGCGACGACTTGAACGCTTTCTTACACAACCGTTCTTCGCAACCGAGCAGTTCAGCGGCTTGAAGGGCAAGCAGGTGAGCCTGGAAGATGCGCTCGATGGATGCGAACGTATCCTGCGGGATGAATTCAAGGATCTTCCTGAGAGTGCGCTGTACATGATCGGGGCCATCAGCGAACTAAAGCAGGCTGCGCCGAAGCCGCAGGAGCCTCAAACCGCACCGGCTTCCATGCTTCCGCCAAGCGTTCCTGCGGGGGCAGCCCATGCAGCTTAAGGTGCTTTTGCCCTCCCAAGTTTTCTTCGAGAACGACGATGTGGAACGGATTGTGGCTGAGACGAGCGAAGGCTCCCTCGGCATTCTTCCGCACCGGCGTGACTGTGTTGCGGCACTAGCACCGGGCATCCTCACCTATCAGGAGAAGAATGGTTCCCCAGCTTATTTAGCCGTGGATGAAGGCGTGCTCGCAAAGGTTGGGACGAGGGTGCTGGTTTCGGTCCGCCGAGCCGTGCGAGGTGCCGACCTTGGCCAGTTGCACGATGCCGTCAAACGGCAGTTCCTGACCCGTAACGATCAGGAGCGGCAGGTTCGCGAGGCTCTACACAAGTTGGAGAGCACGTTTGCTGGCAAGCTCGCGGAGTTCTCTCGTGAGCGATAAGCAACTTGGGTCACCCGGAGCATCGCCCAGCGAAGAAGATGTCTTCGCCGGGCGTATCAATACGAAAGCCGCGAGAAAACAGCGGGCTCTGCGTGCAGGAGACCAGGGTGTTTGGTTCGGCTTGGGAATGTCGGGGCTTATCGGCTGGTCTGTGGCGGTACCAACGGTTCTGGGCTCAGCTATCGGCGTTTGGCTGGATGATCGGCATCCGCAGAAGTTTTCCTGGACACTTACGCTCCTCTTCGCTGGCCTGATTCTTGGCTGCTTCAACGCGTGGCATTGGGTTGCTCAACAAGATGCGTCTATGCGCGAGGAGAACGCTGATGACTGAGGTAGCCAAGGTCATTGGCGCTCTAATCGGGGGCTTGGCTCTCGGAGCCTTCTTTTTCGTCGGGCTATTGTGGACGGTGCGCAGAGGAGTGATGGCCGCGCAACCGGCCGCCTTGTTTCTCGTCAGCATGGTTCTTCGCACGGTGGTCGTCATGGTGGGCTTTTACTACCTAGGCCGCGGTGACTGGCGAAACATAGTCGGTAGTCTCACTGGCTTTGTTCTTGCTCGCTTCATTGTCACGCGAAATGCTCGATTTGCCCCTCAGGCTCAGGCATTCGAGAACTTGGAAGGGGCCGAATGAATCTGACCTCCGATCAGCTGATCTTCTGGCAGCATGGATTCTTCAAGTTGAACGAGACCATTGTCACGACTTGGGCCATGATGTTGCTGATGGTCGTCGGCGCAATACTCATCACCCGCCGCCTCGCGACCGAGGGAAAGATCTCTCGCTGGCAGGGTGCTCTCGAGATCATCATCACGACGCTGGAGTCACAGATCAAGGAAGTTGGCCTGCCGCAGGCGCGCAAGTATCTTGCATTTCTGGGGACGCTGTTCGTCTTCGTCGCTACATGCGCCCTTTGCATCATCATCCCGGGCTACAAACCGCCCACCGGCTCTCTGTCGACCACGGCGGCGCTTGCGCTCTGCGTTTTCATCGCGGTGCCGCTTTTTGGCATCCGGGAGCAGGGCCTGCGTGGCTACCTGAAGTCTTATACGCAGCCAACCATCATCATGCTTCCATTCAACATTATCAGCGAACTGTCACGCACCCTTGCGCTGGCGGTACGCCTGTTCGGCAACATGATGAGCGGCGTTATGATCGTTGGCATTTTGCTGACGATCACTCCTTTTATCTTTCCCATCGTGATGACTGCGCTCGGACTGCTCACCGGGATGGTTCAGGCCTACATCTTCACCATTCTTGCTGGGGTCTATATCGCGGCTGCAACGTTAGTCCCAAAACGGCAAAGCGTCGTCGTTCCCGCTTCGAAACCGACTTCCTAAGCAAACCTGTACCAAGGAGACTTCATGGATAGCACAACCGCAATTGCAATCGCGTCGATCGTCACAGCCGGCCTGACGATCGGTATAGGATGCCTTGCTCCGGCTCTCGGTGAAGGAAAGTCCGTTGCCACGGCACTCACCTCGCTTGCGCAGCAGCCGGATGCGTCGGCCACCATTACGAGGACTCTCTTTGTCGGGTTAGCAATGATCGAGTCACTGGCCATTTACTGTTTCGTGGTCTCCATGATTCTGATCTTCGCTAATCCTTTCTGGAAGTTCATCATCGCGCATGCGGCTCAGGTGAAGTAGCTATGCTCATCGACTGGTTCACGGTCATAGCCCAGATGCTGAATTTCCTGATCCTTGTATGGCTCTTAAAGCGCTTCCTATACCAGCCGATTCTGGAAGCAATCGACGCTCGTGAAAAGGGCATCGCCTCCAAGCTGGCGGATGCCGAAGCGAAGGAGGCTGACGCACAAAAGCAGCAGCATGACTTCGAAGCCAAAAATAAGATCTTCGATGAGCAGCGGGCTGCGCTGATGACCAAGGCCGACGGTGATGCAAAGGCAGAGCACGACCGTCTGGTCGATGACGCTCACAAGCAAGCCGATGGCATTCGTGCCTCTGAAGCCTCCGCGCTCAAGAGCGATCAAGCACACCAAGCGGTCGCGATCCGGCGAATGGCTCAGGACCAAGTCTTCGCGATGACGAAGAAGACCCTGTCTGATCTCGCGACTGTGACTCTGGAGGAGCGGATTGGAGAGGTCTTCACTCGTCGGCTCCGGCTAATGAACCCAAAGGATAAAGATGAGATGGGCACCGCGCTCAAGACCTCACCCGAAGCTTCTCTTGTTCGCAGCGCCTTCAATCTCCCCGACGAGCAGAAAGCCGCCATTCAGAATGCTTTGAACGAAACGTTTTCCGCAGCGATCCGAGTTCGATATGAGACGGATGCGAGTGCCATAAGCGGCATCGAACTTGTCGCGCAAGGGCAAAAGCTATCCTGGAGTATTTCCAGTTATCTTGATTCCTTTGATCGCAGCCTTGCTGAACTGGTAGCACCCCCGACGAAACCGGGGCCTGCACCCGTGTCAGTTGCAGAGGCCAAATGAGTGAGCCATTCGGGGCTCTGCTGACCGCCCTCGACGCCGCGTTTGATGGCCTCACGGATGCGTGCGTGACGTTTCTGCCAAGCATGGTTCCTGAGGAGATAGGAACCATCACCAGTCTATCGACGGGCATCGCCACCATCTCCGGTTTGCCGAGTCTCGGCAACGAGGAGCTAGTCAGCTTCGCAGATGGTCGGCTGGGCATGGCCTTCAACGTGGATGAAGATGAGGTTGGGCTAATCCTGCTCTGCGATTACCAGGCCCTGCACGTCGGCGACGAGGTAAGGCGCACCGGGCGTGTGATGGATGTGGGCGTAGGCGATGCGTTGCTGGGCCGAGTGCTTGATCCTCTGGGCAGACCGATCGACGGTAAGCCACCGCTGACTACCGAGCACCGCCTTCCTGTGGAACGATCCGCGCCTGCCATCATGGACCGCGCGCCGGTAGGTGTTCCTCTGCAAACAGGTTTGAAGGTCGTCGATGCCATGCTTCCTATTGGCCGCGGTCAACGCGAACTCATCCTCGGCGACCGCCAGACGGGTAAAACCGCGATTGCGATCGACACCATTCTCAATCAGCGCGGGCAGAACGTGGTCTGCGTCTATTGTGCGATCGGGCAGCGAGCGTCTTCCGTAGCCAAGGTAGTAGCCGATCTGCAGGAGAGCGGTGCAATGGAGTACACGGTCGTTGTCGTGGCGGAGGGCAACGATGCACCCGGCTTGGTCTATATCACGCCGTACGCTGCAACCAGCATCGCCGAGTGGTTCATGGAACAAGGTCGCGATGTCCTCATCGTTTACGACGACCTCACTCAGCACGCTCAGGCGTATCGTGAGCTGTCCCTGCTCCTGCGCCGGCCGCCTGGCCGTGAGGCTTATCCCGGCGACATCTTCTACATCCACTCCCGCATGTTGGAGCGTTCCACCCATCTAATCAAGGAGCTTGGCGGTGGCTCCTTGACCGCTCTTCCAATCATCGAGACCGACGCGCAGGATATCTCGGCCTACATCCCAACCAACTTGATCTCGATCACTGACGGTCAGGTCTACCTGTCTCCGACGCTTTTTGAACTTGGAATACTCCCTGCGGTGGATGTTGCCCAGTCCGTCTCGCGCGTAGGCAGCCAGGCGCAGAAGCCCGCCTACCGTGCTGTCGCCGGTGATCTGAAGCTTGCCTATTCTCAGTTCGAAGAGTTGGAAACCTTCGCAAAGTTTGGAACTCATTTGGACGACGCTACGCGTAAGACCATCGATCATGGCAAAAGGATCCGAGCCTGCCTGAAACAGCCGCAATCGCAGCCTGTTGCGGTCGGAGAACAGATCATCGTGCTCATCGCACTGCAGGCTGGTCTGTTTGATCAAGTGCCTTTGGAAAAGATACCGGACGGCGAACTCGCACTTCAGAAGGCGCTCGCAACTCTCTCCAAAGATGTTGCAGGTCGGCTTCTGTCCGAGAACAAGTTAAGCGATGGCGACCACAAAACCATCGTTGACCTTGCGAAATTGGCCCTTGCAAGCTTTCAGCCAAGGCTGGATCCAGAACCGCCAGCCAAGGACGGCAAATGAGCGGTTCAACGGAACAATTGGGTACAAAGATCAGTGGAGCAAAAGATCTAGGCGGGGTCGTGCGAGCGATGAAGGCCTTGGCGGCATCCAGCGTTGGCCAGTACGAGAGGGCAGTTGAAGCTCTTGATGACTACCTGCGAACGGTCGAGCTTGGCTTGATTGCTTGTCTACACGGAGACGGCCAGGGGATTCGCACCGACACCGTCAAGCCACAGCACGCACCTCAGATTGGCGCTGTTATTTTCGGCTCAGATCAGGGGCTTGTAGGAAGCTTCAATGAAGTCATTGTTGAGTTCAGCCTGCAGGCACTCCGTGCCCTCCCAGGGAAGGTCAATCGGGTATGGGTTGTCGGCGAACGTGCCAAGACCTTGCTGAATGAGACCGGGTCAACTCCGGCAAGAGGACTTGAAGTTCCAGGTTCTCTCGATGCGATCACACCCCTGGTGGGGCAGATCCTGCTCGAACTCCAGGCTGCTCGGCAAAAGGGCGAGATTTGGGAGGTTCATGTCTTTCACAATCATCCGAAACCCAGCTCAGCTTACGAGCCCGTGGCCAGGCGTCTGCTTCCGCTGGATGCCGTATGGGAGGGAAAGCTTCGCGCTACGCCGTGGCCGACGAAGATGCCTCCGCAGGTGATCGACGGGGACGCGTCCGCATTGCCTGCATTCATTCAGGATTACCTATTTGTCGTGCTGTTCCAGGCCTGCGCGGAGTCGTTAGCAAGCGAGAACGCAAGTCGTCTTGCTTCCATGCAACGCGCTGAAAAGAGCATCGACGGCATGCTTGACGACCTGAATCGCAAGTTTCATCGACTTCGGCAGGAGGGTATCGACGAAGAACTTTTCGACGTGATTGCCGGGTTTGAAGCGCTCACCAACAACAAATCTCACGGAAAATCTGGGACCGTCACCAGTAGTTGAAAGCGAGAAAGCCACATGAAGTCGAAAGCAGCGAAAGCACCTCAGATGAGCCAGCCCGAAATGGACGGCGCTGCAAGCCTGGCTGAACTGGCATTAAATCTTCATTGGACATGGAACCATGCGACGGACGAGCTATGGCAGAGACTCGACTCCGAACTTTGGCAGGCGACTCAAAACCCGTGGGTCGTCTTGCAGACAATCTCGAAAGACGCGCTTGGTGGAGCTCTCGCGCAGCCCGGGTTCCGCCAGCGCCTCAATACTGTTCTTCAGCGGAACAGGGATAATTATGCGGCCGAGGCTTGGTTTCAGGATGGCCAACGGTCAGGCAAGCTGACCTCCGTCGCCTATTTCAGCATGGAATTCATGCTGAGCGAAGCGCTTCCCATCTACTCAGGCGGTCTCGGCCAAGTGGCCGGAGATCAAATGAAGGCCGCAAGCGACCTCGGCGTGCCCGTAACGGGGATCGGATTACTCTACGGCCAAGGCTACTTTCGTCAAGACTTCGACGCTGCCGGGCGCCAGCAAGTGCTGTACCCGGTTAATGATCCTGGGCAGTTGCCAATCAAGCCGCTTCGCCGAGCGAACGGTGAATGGCTGCGCATTCCTATTCAACTGCCAGGCTCGAAAATCTGGCTTCGCTGCTGGGAGGTCTCCGTTGGCAGGAACAAACTCTACCTACTCGATACCAACGACTTCGCCAACACGGCCGCACAACGCGGCATCTGTAGCCAGCTATACGGCGGTGACGCCGAGATGCGCTTGAGGCAGGAACTGGTACTCGGCATCGGAGGCTGGCGTTTGCTGCGTTCGCTCGGCGTGGCGCCTGAGGTTTGCCACCTGAACGAAGGACACGCTGCATTCGCTGTCCTCGAAAGAGCGCGCTGCTACATGGAAGACCATTCCGTGCCCTTCGCGCTTGCGTTGGCGGTCACCCGCGCCGGCAACATCTTCACGACCCACACCGCAGTCCCCGCAGGATTCGACCGCTTCGCTCCCGACCTCATCCGCAAATACTTGACCCACTATGCAGTCGATGAACTGAAAATCTCGACCGATGATCTCTTCGCTCTCGGACGGCAGTCGCCAGGCGACTCTTCCGAACCCTTGAACATGGCTTACCTCGCCATGCGTGGCAGCGGTGAGGTCAATGGAGTAAGCAAGCTGCACGGGCAGGTCAGCCGGCAGATCTTCCAACCGCTCTTTCCTCGCTGGCCAGAGGACGAAGTGCCTGTGGGCTCAGTGACCAACGGCGTGCATGTACCCACCTGGGACTCACAGGCTGCCGACGCCCTTTGGACCGCGGCCTGCGGCAAGGACCGTTGGCGTGGCGGCGAGCCTGACTCAAACAAGATCCGCCAGCTCACCGATGCGGAGCTATGGCAGATGCGGACGCAGGCCAGAAAAACATCGATCCAGCAGATTCGCCGTCGGTACCAGATTCAACTGGCCTCGGAAGGGAAAGATTGGTCCACGGCGATGACCATGCTCAACGATGACACGCTTACTGTAGGATTCGCACGTCGTTTTGCCACATACAAGCGCCCGAACCTGCTCCTGCACGATCCCGCCCGGCTGGTCCGTCTGCTTACCAGCAAAGAGCGGCCGATGCAGTTGATCCTCGCAGGTAAAGCTCACCCGCAGGACCTGCCGGGACAGGCTCTCATAAAGCAGTGGAACGATTTCATTCGAGTTGAGGGACTAGCATCTCAGGTGATCTTCTTGAGCGATTACGACATGCGACTGGCTCAGGAGCTTGTAGGCGGGGTCGACCTCTGGGTCAACACGCCGCGCCGACCCTGGGAGGCCTGTGGAACGAGCGGTATGAAGGTCCTCGCCAATGGCGGCCTGAATCTTTCCGAGTTGGACGGGTGGTGGGCAGAGGCCTACTCCCCTGAGATCGGCTGGGCCATTGGTGATGGAAGGGAACACGGCGAAGAGCCGGCCTGGGATGCGGCCGAGGCTGACGCGATGTATCAACTACTTGAGAACGAGATTGTGCCGGACTTCTATGAGTGTGCTCAAAGGGGAGATCCACCGGCTAAATGGCTGGCGCGTGTCCGCGAGAGCATGACGGCGCTCACCCCTGAGTTCTCCGCCAGCAGAGCTGTGCGCGACTATGCAGAGAAACACTACGTTCCGGCCGCAGCTTCCTATGTGAGCCGAGCCGCGAACGATAGCCTCGTTGCAAAGGAAATTCTGAAGTGGCAGAACGATCTGGCACAGCATTGGAGTTCACTACGTCTTGACCCGGTCAACGTCACGACGCAACGTGAGAACCATCTGTTCAAGGTCAAGCTTGCTCATGCGGACCTTCCGCCCAATTCCTATCGGGTGGAGCTTTACGCGAATCCTGAACAGGACGGTAAGGCTGATGTCTACACCATGTCGGTGTCGCAGGATACTTCGAAGCCGGAGGAAGATCACATCTACTCGGTGGAGGTCCCAGCGTTGAGATCGGCTGCCGATTACTCAGTCCGCGTAGTTCCCGAGCATGCTCAAGCATTCGTGCCGCTCGAAGCCGCTGCCATACTGTGGGCACAGTAGAGAACTGGACTAAGCGGACCATGCCGCTAGCCCGTTCAGGTTATATCCGCACTTTCTATGTCGGACATTGAGTTAACGTCTTTCGGGGATGGTCGGGAGAGTTCAGGAGAGATGGGAACCGAACTGACGCTTCGTACTCCGCGATGACTCGGCTGATGAATCCTGCTGTTCCGCTAATCATGATGTCCGTCAGTGCCGCCATGTGCGGAGTAATCAGAGCCTGCGGGAACGTGAGAAGCCGGTTGGCAGCCTCAAGCGGTTCGTGCCGTACCACATCCAGGCCAACGGCGGCGATATGCCCGCTTTCGAGAGCGGCGCAAAGAGCATCTTCGTCCACCAGCATGCCACGAGCAACGTTGACGATCACCGCACCGCGTTTCATCCCGGCGATGACCGCAGCGCTGATGAGGTTCTGGTTCTCCGCGCTTGCTCGGACGCAGATGATGATGAAGTCCGCATCTGCAACGGCAACCAGCAGCTTATCTGCAGCGAAGGCGGTGACCCCGGCGGGTGCGTGCTCCGGGTGCTCATCCGTAGCTAGCAGTAGCATACCGAAGGCACGTAAGCGCTCAGCAACCTGCAGACCGATGCTTCCCAGGCCGACGATGCAAACAGTCTTTCCGTTCAGAGCGGAGTGAAGCCTCGGTGCCGCCGTCCCACGGCCATCTGAATCGATGACGCGGCCAAGCTGCCGTGAAGCACCTAGAAGCAGGAGCACGGCAAACTCGGCCACTGAAGTTGCATTCCCGGTCAAGTCGGATGGCGCGTACGAAACCCATATGCCCAACCGATTAGCAGCCGCCAGATCGACTGTTTCATAACCTGTGCTGGTCGTTTGTATTAGTCCGAGCTTCGGCTGGCTCTCGAGTTGCACACTCGTCACGGCTCCGCTGACGAGGAGGACATCCAGGTCTTCACAGGGAGGCGTTTCGCCCTCCGGCCAAAGCAGCACTTCATGAGGCGACAGGCAGTCTCGCAACTGATTGCCCATCTGTAAGGTCATATCGTTCTCTTTACCGTGGAGAAAGCCAATCTTCATTTTGTCCTCAAGAGTCCCGCAAAGCAGCCTAATCAGTGGAAGGTCAGTTGCCGGTCAGAGTAGATGGTAGGTCGGGCGACTTCTCAGAACTGTTCCGTTTTGCTCAGCTAACTTCATCGTTGCGGTTGAGGGTGAATGCAGCGGATGTTTGCGTCGCTCATTGCGAAGAAAGGGGGCTAATCATCAAGCGACTCATCGTGTTCGATTTGGATGGCACTCTCGCACAAAGCAAGTCGCCCATCGACCCCCAAGTGTCGGCCCTCCTCCAGGATCTGCTTGGCTTTATGAACGTGGCCGTGATCTCCGGAGGAGACTGGCCGCAGTTTGAGAAGCAAGTGCTTTTGCACCTTCCTCCAGGGGATTACCTTGCAGGTCTGTCCCTCTTACCGACGTGTGGCACCAAGTTTTTCCGATACTCCGGTCAATGGAAGAAGCTGTATTCGGAGGACTTCACCCAGGAAGAGAAAAGCAAAATCATCGCGGCGTTCAACGAAGCAGTGGATGGGGCCGGCTTCAAAGCGCAGAAACTTTGGGGAGATGCGATTGAGGACCGGGGAAGCCAAATCACCTACTCGGCTCTTGGGCAGCAGGCTCCGCTGGCGGAGAAGGTGAAGTGGGACCCTGATTACGTGAAACGGAAGAAGATCAAGGCCTCCTTGGACAAGTTGCTGAGCGGCTTCTCCGTCCGCATGGGAGGCGCGACTTCGATCGATGTCACGAAGCCTGGTATCGATAAGGCCTACGGGATCGCGAAGCTTACCCTAATCCTCGACATAGCCAAGACTCAGATGATCTACGTCGGCGATGCAATCTTTCGGGAGG
Coding sequences:
- a CDS encoding F0F1 ATP synthase subunit epsilon; this encodes MLLPSQVFFENDDVERIVAETSEGSLGILPHRRDCVAALAPGILTYQEKNGSPAYLAVDEGVLAKVGTRVLVSVRRAVRGADLGQLHDAVKRQFLTRNDQERQVREALHKLESTFAGKLAEFSRER
- a CDS encoding AtpZ/AtpI family protein — protein: MSDKQLGSPGASPSEEDVFAGRINTKAARKQRALRAGDQGVWFGLGMSGLIGWSVAVPTVLGSAIGVWLDDRHPQKFSWTLTLLFAGLILGCFNAWHWVAQQDASMREENADD
- a CDS encoding N-ATPase subunit AtpR, with protein sequence MTEVAKVIGALIGGLALGAFFFVGLLWTVRRGVMAAQPAALFLVSMVLRTVVVMVGFYYLGRGDWRNIVGSLTGFVLARFIVTRNARFAPQAQAFENLEGAE
- a CDS encoding F0F1 ATP synthase subunit A, translating into MNLTSDQLIFWQHGFFKLNETIVTTWAMMLLMVVGAILITRRLATEGKISRWQGALEIIITTLESQIKEVGLPQARKYLAFLGTLFVFVATCALCIIIPGYKPPTGSLSTTAALALCVFIAVPLFGIREQGLRGYLKSYTQPTIIMLPFNIISELSRTLALAVRLFGNMMSGVMIVGILLTITPFIFPIVMTALGLLTGMVQAYIFTILAGVYIAAATLVPKRQSVVVPASKPTS
- a CDS encoding F0F1 ATP synthase subunit C, whose amino-acid sequence is MDSTTAIAIASIVTAGLTIGIGCLAPALGEGKSVATALTSLAQQPDASATITRTLFVGLAMIESLAIYCFVVSMILIFANPFWKFIIAHAAQVK
- a CDS encoding F0F1 ATP synthase subunit delta, with translation MLIDWFTVIAQMLNFLILVWLLKRFLYQPILEAIDAREKGIASKLADAEAKEADAQKQQHDFEAKNKIFDEQRAALMTKADGDAKAEHDRLVDDAHKQADGIRASEASALKSDQAHQAVAIRRMAQDQVFAMTKKTLSDLATVTLEERIGEVFTRRLRLMNPKDKDEMGTALKTSPEASLVRSAFNLPDEQKAAIQNALNETFSAAIRVRYETDASAISGIELVAQGQKLSWSISSYLDSFDRSLAELVAPPTKPGPAPVSVAEAK
- a CDS encoding alternate F1F0 ATPase, F1 subunit alpha, with the protein product MSEPFGALLTALDAAFDGLTDACVTFLPSMVPEEIGTITSLSTGIATISGLPSLGNEELVSFADGRLGMAFNVDEDEVGLILLCDYQALHVGDEVRRTGRVMDVGVGDALLGRVLDPLGRPIDGKPPLTTEHRLPVERSAPAIMDRAPVGVPLQTGLKVVDAMLPIGRGQRELILGDRQTGKTAIAIDTILNQRGQNVVCVYCAIGQRASSVAKVVADLQESGAMEYTVVVVAEGNDAPGLVYITPYAATSIAEWFMEQGRDVLIVYDDLTQHAQAYRELSLLLRRPPGREAYPGDIFYIHSRMLERSTHLIKELGGGSLTALPIIETDAQDISAYIPTNLISITDGQVYLSPTLFELGILPAVDVAQSVSRVGSQAQKPAYRAVAGDLKLAYSQFEELETFAKFGTHLDDATRKTIDHGKRIRACLKQPQSQPVAVGEQIIVLIALQAGLFDQVPLEKIPDGELALQKALATLSKDVAGRLLSENKLSDGDHKTIVDLAKLALASFQPRLDPEPPAKDGK
- a CDS encoding F0F1 ATP synthase subunit gamma; translated protein: MSGSTEQLGTKISGAKDLGGVVRAMKALAASSVGQYERAVEALDDYLRTVELGLIACLHGDGQGIRTDTVKPQHAPQIGAVIFGSDQGLVGSFNEVIVEFSLQALRALPGKVNRVWVVGERAKTLLNETGSTPARGLEVPGSLDAITPLVGQILLELQAARQKGEIWEVHVFHNHPKPSSAYEPVARRLLPLDAVWEGKLRATPWPTKMPPQVIDGDASALPAFIQDYLFVVLFQACAESLASENASRLASMQRAEKSIDGMLDDLNRKFHRLRQEGIDEELFDVIAGFEALTNNKSHGKSGTVTSS
- the glgP gene encoding alpha-glucan family phosphorylase: MKSKAAKAPQMSQPEMDGAASLAELALNLHWTWNHATDELWQRLDSELWQATQNPWVVLQTISKDALGGALAQPGFRQRLNTVLQRNRDNYAAEAWFQDGQRSGKLTSVAYFSMEFMLSEALPIYSGGLGQVAGDQMKAASDLGVPVTGIGLLYGQGYFRQDFDAAGRQQVLYPVNDPGQLPIKPLRRANGEWLRIPIQLPGSKIWLRCWEVSVGRNKLYLLDTNDFANTAAQRGICSQLYGGDAEMRLRQELVLGIGGWRLLRSLGVAPEVCHLNEGHAAFAVLERARCYMEDHSVPFALALAVTRAGNIFTTHTAVPAGFDRFAPDLIRKYLTHYAVDELKISTDDLFALGRQSPGDSSEPLNMAYLAMRGSGEVNGVSKLHGQVSRQIFQPLFPRWPEDEVPVGSVTNGVHVPTWDSQAADALWTAACGKDRWRGGEPDSNKIRQLTDAELWQMRTQARKTSIQQIRRRYQIQLASEGKDWSTAMTMLNDDTLTVGFARRFATYKRPNLLLHDPARLVRLLTSKERPMQLILAGKAHPQDLPGQALIKQWNDFIRVEGLASQVIFLSDYDMRLAQELVGGVDLWVNTPRRPWEACGTSGMKVLANGGLNLSELDGWWAEAYSPEIGWAIGDGREHGEEPAWDAAEADAMYQLLENEIVPDFYECAQRGDPPAKWLARVRESMTALTPEFSASRAVRDYAEKHYVPAAASYVSRAANDSLVAKEILKWQNDLAQHWSSLRLDPVNVTTQRENHLFKVKLAHADLPPNSYRVELYANPEQDGKADVYTMSVSQDTSKPEEDHIYSVEVPALRSAADYSVRVVPEHAQAFVPLEAAAILWAQ
- a CDS encoding NAD(P)-dependent oxidoreductase, producing the protein MKIGFLHGKENDMTLQMGNQLRDCLSPHEVLLWPEGETPPCEDLDVLLVSGAVTSVQLESQPKLGLIQTTSTGYETVDLAAANRLGIWVSYAPSDLTGNATSVAEFAVLLLLGASRQLGRVIDSDGRGTAAPRLHSALNGKTVCIVGLGSIGLQVAERLRAFGMLLLATDEHPEHAPAGVTAFAADKLLVAVADADFIIICVRASAENQNLISAAVIAGMKRGAVIVNVARGMLVDEDALCAALESGHIAAVGLDVVRHEPLEAANRLLTFPQALITPHMAALTDIMISGTAGFISRVIAEYEASVRFPSLLNSPDHPRKTLTQCPT
- a CDS encoding HAD-IIB family hydrolase — encoded protein: MFDLDGTLAQSKSPIDPQVSALLQDLLGFMNVAVISGGDWPQFEKQVLLHLPPGDYLAGLSLLPTCGTKFFRYSGQWKKLYSEDFTQEEKSKIIAAFNEAVDGAGFKAQKLWGDAIEDRGSQITYSALGQQAPLAEKVKWDPDYVKRKKIKASLDKLLSGFSVRMGGATSIDVTKPGIDKAYGIAKLTLILDIAKTQMIYVGDAIFREETTTRPNKPGFRQSQYNTRTTRS